In Pocillopora verrucosa isolate sample1 chromosome 13, ASM3666991v2, whole genome shotgun sequence, one genomic interval encodes:
- the LOC131782944 gene encoding adenosine receptor A2b-like produces the protein MAAKNLIGAVHTLFSVTAFLGNSLILVSLHKESSLHPPSKLLYRCLATTDLLVGLVAQPLYATLSFSYFYYTNSAVIITSHMLCGVSLLTMTAISVDRLLALLLGLRYRQIVTLKRTYIILANFWVLSLVASLSTIFKTNITFSYGRILIPICLVISITSYTKIFSALRHHQAHVQDHSQQQPSQPSALNVARYRKAVYSALWVQLALVGCYTPYGIVEVMLSKTYSWHFREITIVLVYFNSTLNPFLYCWKISEVRRAVKQTIRQALCCL, from the exons ATGGCAGCAAAAAACTTAATAGGAG CAGTGCACACTCTCTTCTCCGtgacagcatttcttgggaattctctGATCCTTGTTtcccttcacaaggaatcttcccttcatccaccgtccaaactcttgtatcgttgtttggcaacaactgatcttttGGTTGGCCTTGTTGCCCAGCCCCTCTATGCTACCCTGAGCTTTTCGTATTTCTACTACACAAATAGCGCGGTCATCATCACAAGCCATATGTTATGTGGAGTGTCGTTATTGAcgatgacggccataagcgtggacagactgCTCGCCCTGCTGTTGGGGCTTAGATACAGACAAATcgtaactttgaagcgcacatATATTATTTTAGCTAACTTTTGGGTTTTAAGTCTTGTTGCTTCTTTAAGCACCATTTTTAAAACGAATATAACCTTTTCGTACGGCCGAATACTTATACCAATTTGCCTTGTTATCTCAATCACCTCATACACAAAAATCTTTAGCGCTCTTAGGCACCATCAGGCTCATGTACAAGATCATtctcaacaacagccgagccaaccaaGTGCACTGAACgtggcgcgatacagaaaggcagtgtacagtgcacttTGGGTTCAACTAGCATTAGTTGGTTGTTATACACCATATGGTATAGTGGAAGTTATGCTCAGTAAAACATATTCATGGCACTTTAGGGAAATAACAATTGTCTTAGTCTACTTTAACTCGACGTTGAatccgtttctttactgctggaagatcagTGAAGTAAGGCGAGCAGTTAAGCAGACAATCAGGCAAGCACTTTGCTGTCTATGA